One genomic window of Pempheris klunzingeri isolate RE-2024b chromosome 12, fPemKlu1.hap1, whole genome shotgun sequence includes the following:
- the sgms1a gene encoding phosphatidylcholine:ceramide cholinephosphotransferase 1, with protein MMKKVAAWSGEDISDWLSKEGMPEYIDALHQMDGPALLRLSNADFQMPPLSLVSSDGGQQLLERLETLRIETHIEAHKNGHANGHAGGLPNGTVKPQRNGTLGMKDFRMEMVHIPIPTNEAPRSSFPVEWGKTGIAFIYAVVCFVTTTVVISVVHERVPPKEHTPPLPDKFFDLFDRVEWAFSICEINGMLLVGLWLIQWILLKHRSIIGRRFFFIVGTLYLYRCITMYITTLPVPGMHFKCSPKLLGNWEAQMRRIMKMIAGGGLSITGSHTMCGDYLYSGHTVMLTLTYLFIKEYSPKRFWWYQWICWTLSAVGIFCILLAHDHYTVDVVVAYFITTRLFWWYHTMANQQSLKETSQSNPFSRVWWYRLFQYFEENVNGTVPRNYQLPLSWRALQWNRGVKYSKLDIQ; from the exons ATGATGAAGAAGGTGGCAGCATGGTCAGGAGAGGACATCTCTGACTGGCTGAGCAAAGAGGGGATGCCGGAGTACATAGATGCCCTCCATCAGATGGACGGCCCTGCTCTGCTCAGGCTCTCCAATGCAGATTTCCAGATGCCTCCCCTGTCGCTGGTGTCATCTGATGGTGGGCAGCAGCTGTTGGAGCGACTGGAGACGCTGCGGATAGAGACTCACATCGAGGCGCACAAAAACGGGCACGCAAACGGACATGCTGGTGGGCTACCAAATGGAACTGTCAAGCCTCAGAGGAATGGCACACTGGGGATGAAGGACTTCAGGATGGAGATGGTCCACATCCCCATCCCCACAAACGAAGCTCCACGCTCCTCGTTCCCTGTCGAGTGGGGGAAGACGGGGATAGCTTTCATCTATGCGGTGGTGTGCTTTGTTACCACCACCGTCGTCATTTCAGTGGTCCATGAGAGAGTACCGCCAAAGGAGCACACCCCACCACTGCCGGATAAGTTCTTCGACCTGTTTGACAGGGTGGAGTGGGCCTTCTCCATCTGTGAGATTAACGGCATGCTGCTGGTGGGACTCTGGCTGATACAGTGGATTCTTCTCAAGCACAG gtcaATTATCGGCAGGCGGTTCTTTTTCATTGTGGGCACACTCTATCTGTACCGGTGTATTACAATGTACATCACCACTCTGCCTGTTCCTGGGATGCACTTCAAATGCTCTCCAAAG CTTCTTGGGAACTGGGAGGCCCAGATGAGGAGAATAATGAAGATGATTGCTGGTGGGGGCCTATCCATCACAGGTTCACACACCATGTGTGGAGATTATCTGTACAGTGGCCACACTGTCATGCTAACACTGACTTACCTCTTCATCAAGGAGT ATTCCCCCAAGCGGTTCTGGTGGTACCAGTGGATTTGCTGGACCTTAAGCGCTGTGGGGATTTTCTGCATCCTTCTCGCCCATGACCACTACACTGTGGATGTGGTGGTTGCATACTTTATCACTACACGCCTCTTTTGGTGGTACCATACCATGGCCAACCAGCAG TCGCTCAAGGAGACGTCCCAGAGTAACCCGTTCTCACGGGTGTGGTGGTACAGACTTTTCCAATACTTTGAAGAAAACGTCAACGGCACGGTCCCTCGTAACTATCAGCTGCCATTGTCATGGCGAGCGTTGCAGTGGAACCGCGGTGTGAAGTACAGCAAACTGGACATCCAGTGA